In Synechococcus sp. PCC 6312, one genomic interval encodes:
- a CDS encoding CYTH domain-containing protein: MGLEIERKFLVQGQAWRKIAETGVSYAQGYLTREVGRSVRVRVAGDQGFLTIKSATTGISRREYEYQIPVDEAWELLKHLCYQPLIKKTRYRIEQAPLVWEVDEFWGENQGLILAEVELSHPEQALVIPDWIGREVSQDHRYFNAYLNQHPYQEWASHRIDVNPLTD; the protein is encoded by the coding sequence ATGGGGCTAGAGATTGAACGGAAATTTTTAGTCCAAGGTCAGGCCTGGCGCAAGATAGCAGAAACAGGTGTGTCCTATGCTCAGGGATATTTGACGCGGGAAGTGGGGCGGTCTGTGCGGGTACGGGTGGCTGGAGATCAGGGCTTTTTAACGATCAAATCCGCAACAACAGGGATTAGTCGGCGGGAGTATGAGTATCAGATTCCGGTGGATGAGGCCTGGGAATTACTCAAGCATCTTTGTTATCAGCCCTTGATTAAGAAAACCCGTTATCGGATTGAACAGGCCCCTTTGGTGTGGGAAGTGGATGAGTTTTGGGGTGAAAACCAAGGCCTGATCCTAGCAGAAGTCGAATTAAGCCATCCAGAGCAAGCGTTGGTAATTCCAGATTGGATTGGCCGGGAAGTGAGTCAGGATCATCGCTACTTTAATGCTTACCTTAATCAGCATCCCTACCAGGAGTGGGCATCTCACAGGATCGACGTTAATCCATTAACTGACTAA
- a CDS encoding ShlB/FhaC/HecB family hemolysin secretion/activation protein has protein sequence MSNNLLNLMSRLGISGAVSFLSPTCTLAQTAPVNPTQQQIQPPLPIVPPLPTQPAEPLVTPPPPTPTPPLSSQPQIPVAKINVVGSTIFAPAQLDPITAPLLNRTVSLQELQGAADAITQLYLDGGYLTSRAVLGEQTIAGGVVTIRVIEGRLEEIKVTGNEGLLKTYITSRIQLGAGVPLNSNALEEQLRLLKVDPLFKNVSASLQPGTTEGASILAVRVDQARRPNGLLGLDTNTPPAIAPERGFLNFSYRNLSGVGDTIYGSYAVGVNLGEFDWGASNTYEFGYSIPVNALNGTFSIRTVQGDSRITQAVGQDLGIRSNSSVYQVNFRQPIIRSIRQELALSVGFTQQSGQTFLFNDTPFPFGIGPDANGYSRTSVVDFTQDYVHRDNSGAWVLRSQLNFGLPIFDATENPGPIPSGKFFSWLAQGQRVQQLWEDNFVILRSSLQLSPNNLLAFNQFVIGGETSVRGYATNARSGDNGFQFSTEGRFPIIRNADNAPMLQLVPLLDFGIVWNNPSNPNGAVANNVLLGSGLGLIYQPTPDIDIKFGYAVPVFNVPGQGSSLQSDGFYFSIIGRP, from the coding sequence ATGAGCAACAATTTACTCAATCTCATGTCACGACTAGGTATCAGTGGGGCCGTCAGTTTCTTGTCCCCAACCTGCACTTTAGCCCAAACGGCCCCAGTCAACCCTACCCAACAGCAAATCCAGCCCCCTCTACCAATTGTCCCCCCCTTACCAACTCAGCCAGCGGAACCTCTCGTTACGCCGCCGCCGCCAACCCCAACGCCCCCCCTCTCCAGCCAACCGCAAATTCCAGTTGCCAAAATTAACGTGGTTGGGAGTACGATTTTTGCCCCAGCCCAGCTTGATCCGATTACCGCCCCCCTCCTGAACCGGACAGTCAGCCTACAAGAGTTACAAGGGGCTGCGGATGCCATTACCCAACTCTACTTGGATGGGGGATATCTCACTTCACGGGCCGTTTTGGGCGAACAAACTATTGCGGGTGGGGTGGTTACCATTCGGGTCATTGAAGGTCGGCTTGAGGAAATTAAAGTTACAGGTAACGAGGGCTTACTGAAAACTTACATCACGAGTCGGATTCAGTTAGGTGCAGGAGTTCCCCTCAATAGCAATGCCTTAGAAGAGCAGTTACGCTTACTCAAGGTTGATCCGCTGTTTAAGAATGTTTCGGCCAGCCTCCAACCGGGGACCACAGAGGGAGCCAGTATTTTAGCGGTGCGCGTTGACCAGGCCCGCCGTCCCAATGGTCTTTTGGGTCTGGACACCAATACCCCTCCAGCCATCGCCCCCGAACGCGGGTTCCTTAATTTTTCCTATCGGAATCTTTCTGGGGTAGGGGATACGATTTATGGCTCCTATGCCGTTGGGGTTAACCTGGGCGAGTTTGATTGGGGCGCATCTAATACCTATGAATTTGGCTACAGTATTCCCGTGAATGCCCTTAATGGGACATTTTCCATCCGCACCGTTCAGGGGGATAGCCGGATTACCCAAGCCGTTGGTCAGGATTTGGGGATTCGCTCCAACTCTAGTGTCTATCAAGTCAACTTCCGGCAACCCATTATTCGCTCGATTCGCCAAGAACTGGCCCTATCCGTGGGCTTTACCCAGCAAAGTGGGCAGACGTTTTTGTTTAACGACACACCCTTTCCCTTTGGCATTGGCCCGGACGCGAATGGTTATAGTCGCACCAGCGTTGTGGACTTTACCCAAGATTATGTGCATCGGGATAACTCCGGGGCCTGGGTGTTGCGCTCACAGCTTAACTTTGGGCTGCCAATTTTTGACGCGACTGAAAATCCTGGACCAATTCCCAGCGGTAAGTTCTTTAGTTGGTTAGCCCAAGGACAGCGGGTGCAACAGCTTTGGGAGGATAATTTTGTCATTCTCCGCTCCAGCCTGCAATTGTCACCCAATAACCTTTTAGCCTTCAACCAGTTTGTGATTGGCGGTGAAACCTCAGTCCGGGGCTATGCCACCAATGCTCGGTCTGGGGATAACGGCTTTCAATTCTCCACCGAAGGGCGGTTTCCGATTATTCGCAATGCTGATAATGCCCCCATGTTGCAGCTTGTTCCCTTGCTAGATTTTGGGATTGTCTGGAATAACCCTAGTAACCCCAATGGGGCCGTGGCCAATAATGTTTTATTAGGCTCTGGTTTAGGCCTGATTTATCAACCAACTCCAGACATTGATATTAAGTTCGGCTATGCTGTGCCAGTCTTTAATGTGCCCGGCCAGGGATCGAGCCTACAATCCGATGGCTTTTACTTCAGTATTATTGGTCGCCCATAG
- a CDS encoding Uma2 family endonuclease has product MTNTLTSIPLVTDVWLPATWAEFMGLVNQTEPDTNKLKFYYNNGWMRMETMPTGSNHSQDNTVVGLLVSLYCTIKGIPCKGLTNGSFRAIGHYECQPDLAYYMGDNLRFPTRTNSPINLREFGPPDLVIEISATSLSSDLGQKRLLYEQLNVKEYWVIDVTSVSVIAFEIIDGGSRQITSSLVLPGLPLDLIKQALQRSQSQDDGMISRWLLEEFQIS; this is encoded by the coding sequence ATGACCAATACCCTTACCTCAATCCCATTAGTTACGGATGTTTGGTTGCCAGCAACTTGGGCTGAATTCATGGGCCTGGTGAATCAAACCGAGCCGGATACCAACAAACTTAAGTTTTACTACAACAACGGCTGGATGAGGATGGAAACAATGCCAACCGGATCGAATCATAGCCAAGATAATACCGTTGTCGGCCTTCTAGTTAGTCTCTACTGCACAATCAAAGGCATACCTTGTAAAGGATTAACGAATGGTAGTTTCCGAGCCATCGGTCACTATGAATGTCAGCCAGATTTGGCCTATTACATGGGTGATAATCTAAGATTTCCAACAAGAACAAATAGCCCGATTAATTTAAGGGAGTTTGGCCCACCTGATTTAGTGATTGAAATTTCGGCAACTTCCTTGAGTAGTGATTTAGGACAAAAACGCCTCCTTTATGAACAGTTAAATGTCAAAGAATATTGGGTTATAGATGTCACATCAGTTTCAGTGATTGCTTTTGAGATTATTGATGGCGGAAGTCGGCAAATTACAAGCTCATTGGTCTTACCAGGCCTGCCCTTAGACCTGATTAAGCAAGCTTTGCAACGCAGCCAATCCCAAGATGACGGGATGATCAGTCGGTGGTTATTGGAAGAGTTTCAAATTAGCTGA
- a CDS encoding photosystem I reaction center protein subunit XI, producing the protein MAEELVKPYGGDPFAGHLSTPISDSSFTKTFIGNLPIYRPGLSPILRGLEVGMAHGYFLIGPWVKLGPLRDSDVANLGGLISGIALILLATACMAAYGLASFQKPSSDALKSSEGWSQLTAGFFVGAMGGAFVAFFLLENFSVVDGIMTGFFN; encoded by the coding sequence ATGGCCGAAGAATTAGTTAAGCCTTATGGGGGGGATCCCTTTGCGGGGCATTTATCCACACCCATTTCGGATTCCAGCTTTACCAAAACGTTTATTGGCAATTTGCCCATCTATCGTCCAGGCCTGTCGCCCATTTTGCGCGGTTTGGAAGTGGGAATGGCGCACGGTTATTTCTTAATTGGCCCTTGGGTAAAACTTGGCCCCTTACGGGATTCGGATGTAGCCAATTTAGGCGGTTTGATCTCTGGCATTGCCTTGATCCTTCTGGCAACGGCTTGTATGGCGGCCTATGGCCTGGCTTCGTTTCAAAAACCATCCTCCGATGCTCTGAAATCCAGTGAAGGGTGGAGTCAGTTAACTGCTGGCTTTTTTGTTGGCGCAATGGGCGGTGCCTTCGTTGCCTTTTTCTTGTTGGAAAACTTCTCGGTCGTTGACGGGATCATGACGGGATTCTTCAACTAG
- a CDS encoding lipopolysaccharide assembly LapA domain-containing protein → MRQVNFFMIFVIALALVLFSIQNTQPVSIKLVEGISIQAPLCIELIVAVGFGAVMAWVFSVWTQVQRIITVRREMGNREEQIANLEEDLERYKAALEEQRLLPSTTSASLES, encoded by the coding sequence ATGCGCCAAGTTAACTTCTTCATGATTTTTGTCATTGCCTTGGCATTGGTTTTATTTAGTATTCAAAATACCCAACCCGTGTCTATCAAGTTGGTAGAAGGCATTAGTATCCAGGCCCCCTTGTGCATTGAGTTGATTGTTGCAGTTGGTTTTGGGGCAGTGATGGCCTGGGTGTTTAGTGTTTGGACACAGGTACAGCGGATTATTACAGTTCGCCGAGAAATGGGAAATCGAGAAGAGCAGATTGCCAACCTAGAGGAAGATCTGGAGCGGTATAAGGCGGCATTAGAAGAACAACGGCTATTACCCAGTACAACGTCTGCTTCTCTGGAGAGCTAA
- a CDS encoding bifunctional cobalt-precorrin-7 (C(5))-methyltransferase/cobalt-precorrin-6B (C(15))-methyltransferase, which produces MSEAKWLSVIGVGAEGLTGLSEVARFLLHQAEVIVGGQRHLGMLPDSDLRPRLAWDSPITITLDQIAARRGESVCVLASGDPLFYGIGGPLLERFSIDEMTIIPAVSALALACSRLGWAWVDVEVVSLCGRPLELLHTLLYPGAKIIALSATGDTPRKVAQTLTKRGYGDSDLCILENLGHPQERVIKTQAGAWAEQEIANLNIIGIHCQRTPEAAELRVFPRSRLAGLSDLAYRHDGQLTKQEVRAMTLAALAPLPGQLLWDVGAGCGSIGIEWLRAHPRCQAIAIERHPQRLQRIAENAANLGVPNLKIVHGVAPEILVDLPQPDAIFIGGGVHIAGMLETAWQALKPGGRLVVNAVTVVSEQLIFHWQQQVGGTLRRIAIQRAEPLGTYLAWRSLAPVTQWQVLKT; this is translated from the coding sequence ATGTCTGAAGCAAAATGGTTATCGGTGATTGGTGTCGGGGCAGAGGGCTTAACTGGGCTATCGGAGGTGGCGCGATTTCTGCTGCATCAGGCGGAGGTCATTGTTGGCGGTCAACGGCACTTAGGGATGCTTCCAGACTCTGATCTGCGGCCGAGGCTGGCCTGGGATAGTCCAATTACGATCACCCTCGATCAAATTGCGGCCCGGCGCGGCGAATCGGTTTGTGTTTTAGCCAGTGGGGATCCGCTTTTTTATGGCATTGGTGGGCCATTACTGGAACGTTTTTCCATTGATGAGATGACCATTATCCCGGCTGTTTCTGCCTTGGCTTTGGCCTGTAGTCGATTGGGCTGGGCCTGGGTGGATGTTGAGGTGGTTAGCTTGTGTGGTCGCCCCTTAGAGTTGCTGCATACTCTCCTGTATCCAGGGGCAAAGATCATTGCTCTCAGTGCCACAGGGGATACTCCTCGCAAGGTTGCTCAAACATTAACAAAACGCGGCTATGGGGACAGCGACTTATGCATTTTGGAAAATCTCGGGCATCCCCAAGAGAGAGTGATTAAAACCCAAGCAGGGGCCTGGGCAGAACAGGAAATCGCCAACCTCAATATCATCGGTATCCATTGTCAAAGGACTCCTGAAGCGGCTGAATTAAGAGTTTTTCCTCGTTCCCGTTTAGCTGGTTTATCAGATTTGGCTTATCGCCATGATGGCCAACTGACCAAACAAGAAGTCCGGGCCATGACCTTAGCCGCCTTAGCTCCTTTACCCGGCCAACTCCTCTGGGATGTGGGCGCTGGTTGTGGCTCGATTGGCATTGAATGGTTACGGGCCCATCCTCGCTGCCAGGCCATTGCCATTGAACGACACCCCCAACGCCTGCAACGGATTGCGGAAAATGCGGCCAACTTGGGAGTTCCCAATCTGAAAATTGTTCATGGAGTTGCCCCAGAGATTTTGGTTGACCTCCCACAACCCGATGCGATTTTTATTGGCGGGGGAGTTCACATTGCTGGGATGCTAGAAACTGCTTGGCAGGCCTTAAAACCAGGGGGCAGATTAGTGGTCAATGCCGTCACCGTAGTCAGCGAGCAACTGATCTTTCATTGGCAACAACAAGTGGGGGGCACCCTGCGGCGAATTGCAATTCAACGGGCCGAACCCTTGGGAACTTACCTGGCCTGGCGATCCTTAGCTCCAGTAACTCAATGGCAAGTGCTTAAAACCTAA
- a CDS encoding photosystem I reaction center subunit VIII — protein MSGDYAASFLPWIFIPVVCWLMPVVVMGLLFLYIEQDA, from the coding sequence ATGAGTGGTGATTACGCGGCTTCGTTTTTACCTTGGATTTTTATTCCAGTTGTCTGCTGGTTAATGCCCGTAGTTGTGATGGGGTTGTTGTTTCTTTATATTGAGCAGGATGCCTAG
- the secA gene encoding preprotein translocase subunit SecA, with the protein MLKAIFGDPNQRKLKKYQPLVSDINLLEEDIQPLSDAELQAKTGEFKQRLEKGETLDDLLPEAFAVVREASRRVLGLRHFDVQLIGGMILHDGQIAEMKTGEGKTLVSTLPAYLNALTGKGVHIITVNDYLARRDAEWMGQVHRFLGLTVGLIQQQMPPQERQKSYACDITYATNSEIGFDYLRDNMATSMAEVVQRPFHFCVIDEVDSVLIDEARTPLIISGQVERPTEKYLKASEIARSLNAEVHYEVDEKARNVLMTDEGFIEAEKLLGVDDLFDPEDPWAHYIFNAIKAKELFIKDVNYIIRGEEIVIVDEFTGRVMPGRRWSDGLHQAIEAKERVEIQNESQTLATITYQNLFLLYPKLGGMTGTAKTEEAELEKIYKLEVTVVPTNRTSSRRDISDVVYKTEMAKWQAVAQECAEMHSAGRPVLVGTTSVEKSEILSVLLQQQGIPHNLLNAKPENVERESEIIAQAGRKGAVTISTNMAGRGTDIILGGNAEYMARLKVREFFMPRIVMPESDDPMSLLSLMGNHRQGGQGFGQEVKQKSWKVSTEIFPTEISKDAEALIRAAVDFAVKEYGERSLPELQAEDMIAVAAEKAPTQDPVIQKLREAYNQIRREYEAFTGREHQEVVELGGLHVIGTERHESRRIDNQLRGRAGRQGDPGSTRFFLSLEDNLLRIFGGDRVASLMNAFRVEEDMPIESRILTGSLENAQKKVETYYYDIRKQVFEYDEVMNNQRRAIYAERRRVLEGEDLKDRVLEYAEKTMDDIVVAYVNPELPAEEWDLASLVSKVQEFVYLLADLEPEHLANLSVAEMQLFLHEQVRTAYERKEAEIDQIQAGLMRQAERFFILQQIDTLWREHLQQMDALRESVGLRGYGQEDPLVEYKREGYEIFLDMMIMIRRNVVYSLFQFQPQMPATTTEVTTEVV; encoded by the coding sequence ATGTTGAAAGCAATTTTTGGGGATCCAAACCAACGCAAGCTAAAAAAATATCAACCCTTGGTGAGTGACATCAACCTCCTCGAAGAAGACATCCAACCCCTCAGTGATGCCGAACTCCAGGCCAAGACCGGTGAATTTAAGCAACGTCTAGAAAAAGGGGAAACCCTGGATGATCTCTTACCCGAAGCCTTTGCTGTCGTTAGAGAAGCCTCGCGTCGGGTCTTAGGATTGCGTCACTTTGATGTGCAGCTGATTGGCGGCATGATTCTCCACGATGGTCAAATTGCCGAGATGAAAACCGGGGAAGGCAAAACCCTCGTCTCAACTCTGCCGGCCTATCTCAACGCGCTAACCGGGAAAGGGGTTCACATCATTACCGTCAATGATTACCTGGCCCGGCGAGATGCGGAATGGATGGGGCAAGTCCATCGGTTTTTGGGGCTAACGGTGGGACTGATTCAACAGCAAATGCCGCCCCAAGAACGCCAAAAAAGCTATGCCTGCGATATCACCTATGCCACTAACAGCGAGATTGGCTTTGACTATTTGCGAGACAACATGGCCACCTCCATGGCAGAAGTTGTCCAGCGGCCGTTTCATTTTTGCGTCATTGATGAAGTTGATTCAGTTCTGATTGACGAAGCCCGCACCCCCTTAATCATTTCCGGTCAAGTTGAGCGGCCCACGGAAAAATATCTGAAAGCCTCTGAGATTGCCCGGAGTTTGAATGCAGAAGTCCACTACGAAGTCGATGAAAAGGCCCGTAATGTCCTGATGACCGATGAAGGGTTTATTGAAGCCGAGAAACTCTTGGGCGTGGACGACCTTTTTGACCCGGAAGACCCCTGGGCCCACTACATTTTCAACGCCATCAAAGCCAAAGAACTGTTCATTAAAGATGTGAACTATATCATTCGAGGCGAAGAAATTGTCATTGTGGACGAGTTTACCGGACGGGTGATGCCAGGCCGGCGCTGGAGTGACGGATTACACCAGGCCATTGAGGCGAAAGAGCGAGTCGAAATCCAAAACGAATCCCAAACCTTAGCCACCATTACCTACCAAAACCTGTTCTTGCTCTATCCCAAACTGGGGGGGATGACCGGCACGGCTAAAACCGAAGAAGCAGAACTGGAAAAAATCTATAAACTCGAAGTCACTGTTGTCCCGACCAATCGCACCAGTAGTCGCCGGGATATTTCCGATGTGGTCTACAAAACGGAAATGGCCAAGTGGCAGGCGGTAGCCCAAGAATGTGCGGAGATGCATAGTGCTGGCCGGCCGGTACTCGTGGGTACAACCAGCGTGGAAAAATCCGAAATCCTCTCGGTACTCCTCCAACAGCAGGGGATTCCCCACAACCTCTTAAACGCCAAACCGGAAAATGTCGAGCGAGAATCAGAAATTATTGCCCAGGCCGGTCGTAAAGGTGCGGTAACCATCTCAACTAATATGGCTGGGCGGGGGACGGACATTATTTTGGGCGGCAATGCCGAATACATGGCCCGGCTCAAGGTGCGGGAATTTTTCATGCCTCGAATTGTCATGCCCGAAAGTGATGATCCCATGTCCCTCCTGAGTTTGATGGGGAATCATCGCCAAGGTGGACAAGGTTTTGGCCAAGAGGTAAAACAAAAATCCTGGAAAGTCTCCACTGAGATTTTTCCCACCGAAATCTCCAAAGATGCCGAGGCTCTCATTCGTGCTGCTGTGGATTTTGCCGTCAAGGAATATGGCGAGCGGAGTTTACCGGAGTTACAAGCCGAGGATATGATTGCTGTTGCCGCCGAAAAAGCCCCGACCCAAGACCCTGTCATTCAGAAGTTGCGGGAGGCCTACAATCAAATTCGCCGCGAGTACGAAGCCTTTACGGGGCGAGAGCATCAAGAGGTGGTGGAACTGGGGGGCCTGCACGTCATTGGCACAGAACGCCATGAATCCCGCCGGATTGATAACCAGTTACGGGGGCGGGCCGGACGACAAGGGGATCCAGGTTCGACTCGCTTTTTCCTCAGCCTAGAAGACAACCTACTGCGGATTTTTGGCGGTGATCGGGTGGCCTCGTTGATGAATGCCTTCCGGGTCGAAGAGGATATGCCCATTGAGTCGCGAATCTTGACCGGTAGCTTGGAAAACGCCCAGAAGAAAGTGGAAACCTACTACTACGACATCCGCAAACAGGTGTTCGAGTATGACGAGGTGATGAACAACCAACGGCGGGCGATTTACGCGGAACGGCGGCGGGTTTTGGAAGGGGAAGATCTGAAGGATCGCGTCCTTGAGTATGCCGAAAAAACCATGGATGATATTGTCGTAGCCTACGTCAACCCAGAACTCCCTGCGGAGGAATGGGACTTAGCCAGTTTGGTCAGTAAAGTACAGGAATTTGTCTATTTACTTGCAGATTTAGAGCCGGAACATCTGGCTAATCTCAGCGTGGCCGAAATGCAACTGTTTCTCCATGAACAAGTCCGCACGGCCTATGAACGCAAGGAAGCGGAAATTGATCAAATCCAGGCCGGGTTAATGCGCCAGGCCGAGCGGTTCTTTATCCTCCAACAGATTGATACACTTTGGCGGGAACATCTGCAACAAATGGATGCTCTACGGGAGTCGGTGGGTCTGCGCGGCTATGGTCAAGAAGACCCCTTGGTGGAATACAAACGGGAAGGCTATGAGATTTTCCTCGACATGATGATTATGATCCGCCGTAATGTGGTTTACTCTCTGTTCCAATTCCAGCCCCAAATGCCGGCCACAACAACGGAAGTGACGACAGAAGTTGTTTAA
- a CDS encoding Ycf34 family protein — protein sequence MCICVNCAFVDRCTTYYAVEEQHQQPHLTDEPSFEPDQPTINVNIRTFGEEIQLEWDVIGCASFQLEAGRWSRLRPGELIPT from the coding sequence ATGTGTATTTGTGTCAACTGTGCCTTTGTGGATCGCTGCACAACCTATTACGCCGTGGAAGAGCAGCACCAACAACCCCATCTCACTGATGAGCCGAGTTTTGAACCCGATCAACCCACGATTAATGTCAATATCCGTACCTTTGGTGAAGAAATTCAACTGGAATGGGATGTCATTGGCTGCGCCAGTTTTCAGCTAGAGGCGGGGCGATGGTCGCGCTTACGGCCGGGGGAATTGATTCCAACCTAA
- the hslO gene encoding Hsp33 family molecular chaperone HslO, with protein sequence MPDQLIRATAAAEGIRAVGVITTRLTEEARQRHQLSYVATAALGRTMAAGLLLASNMKQPQARVNIRVQGNGPLGIVFADAGCDGTVRGYVQNPEIELPPNQSGKLDVGGAVGASGFLYVIRDIGYGYPYSSTVELVSGEIGDDVTYYLATSEQTPSALMLGVFVGQNGTEAAGGILLQILPQAVENEALIATLESRVAALQGFTPMLRAGKTLPEMFEQLLGDLDLKILPQNQLLRFHCGCTHERMLGALKILGEAELKDILMTETFAEATCHFCNEVYHANSRELEQLLAELQQETATSS encoded by the coding sequence ATGCCCGATCAACTGATCCGTGCCACTGCTGCTGCTGAAGGAATCCGGGCTGTGGGAGTGATCACAACTCGTCTCACGGAAGAGGCTCGCCAACGCCACCAACTTTCCTATGTTGCTACCGCCGCTCTAGGTAGAACAATGGCCGCCGGATTACTGTTAGCCTCCAACATGAAACAGCCCCAGGCCCGAGTTAATATTCGAGTTCAAGGCAATGGCCCCCTCGGAATTGTCTTTGCGGATGCAGGCTGTGATGGCACGGTGCGCGGCTATGTCCAAAACCCAGAGATTGAATTACCCCCCAATCAATCTGGCAAGTTAGATGTGGGTGGTGCAGTCGGGGCTTCTGGCTTTCTCTATGTCATCCGCGATATTGGCTACGGCTATCCCTACTCCAGCACCGTGGAACTCGTCTCAGGGGAAATTGGCGATGATGTTACCTATTATTTAGCAACCTCTGAACAAACACCTTCGGCCCTGATGTTAGGGGTTTTTGTCGGCCAAAATGGCACTGAAGCCGCCGGGGGAATCTTACTGCAAATTCTGCCCCAGGCCGTGGAGAATGAGGCATTAATTGCAACCTTGGAATCACGGGTGGCGGCCTTGCAGGGCTTTACGCCGATGCTGCGAGCGGGCAAAACTCTCCCGGAAATGTTTGAGCAGTTGTTGGGGGATCTGGACTTGAAAATTCTGCCGCAAAATCAATTATTACGGTTTCACTGTGGTTGTACCCATGAACGGATGCTGGGAGCCTTAAAAATCCTCGGGGAAGCAGAACTCAAGGATATCCTCATGACTGAAACATTTGCTGAGGCTACCTGCCATTTTTGTAACGAGGTTTATCACGCTAATAGTAGGGAACTTGAACAATTATTGGCAGAACTGCAACAGGAAACAGCCACCTCAAGTTAG
- a CDS encoding site-2 protease family protein, whose translation MGKSWQVGQLFGIPLFLDSSWFLVVGLFTFLNGSDWQREYPAWGAWAWAAGFAMAILLFTSVLLHELGHSLVARSQGIQVNRITLFLFGGIAAIERESATPGQAFQVAIAGPLVSFTLAAILFGLKAVLPIDTPGQVLASNLSGINLVLGIFNLLPGLPLDGGQVLKATVWKVTGNRFQGVRWAARSGQVLGWTGIILGTASLALLGVGNGLWLALLGWFGIRNASLYNRMTNIQEALLTVTAAQALSRDFRVVEASLSLREFAERYLLLADQQPTAYFSASEGRYRGQVDPSLLSPIERSQWDQLTVMALTTALDNVPTCAESNSLAEIIVQLETQACRYVTVLSPAGAVAGVIDRGDIFQALAQSLNWVVMAPDLKQIKQSHQYPPSLQLRQLAETALQNQVPADLDAKDPAPIPEPPLTKV comes from the coding sequence ATGGGTAAAAGCTGGCAAGTAGGGCAGTTATTTGGAATTCCGCTATTTCTGGATAGCTCTTGGTTTTTGGTAGTGGGTCTGTTTACGTTCCTGAATGGCTCAGATTGGCAGCGGGAGTATCCGGCTTGGGGGGCCTGGGCCTGGGCAGCGGGATTTGCGATGGCAATCTTATTGTTCACTTCAGTATTGCTCCATGAGCTTGGCCATAGTTTGGTGGCTCGTTCCCAAGGCATTCAAGTTAACCGGATTACCCTGTTTTTATTTGGGGGGATTGCGGCAATTGAGCGAGAGTCGGCCACACCCGGCCAGGCGTTTCAAGTTGCCATCGCTGGCCCCCTAGTTAGTTTTACCCTAGCAGCAATTTTGTTTGGTTTAAAAGCAGTCTTGCCAATAGATACTCCTGGCCAAGTCTTAGCCAGTAACTTGAGTGGCATTAACTTGGTTTTAGGCATATTTAATCTTTTGCCCGGTTTACCCCTTGATGGTGGCCAAGTGCTCAAGGCGACGGTTTGGAAAGTCACTGGAAATCGCTTTCAAGGTGTCCGCTGGGCGGCTCGATCAGGACAGGTTTTGGGATGGACTGGCATTATCCTGGGGACAGCAAGTTTAGCCTTACTGGGGGTGGGTAATGGTCTGTGGTTGGCCCTTTTAGGCTGGTTTGGGATTCGTAATGCTTCTCTCTATAATCGGATGACCAACATTCAAGAGGCCCTCTTAACTGTAACCGCAGCCCAGGCCCTGTCCCGCGACTTTCGAGTTGTGGAAGCCAGCCTGTCTTTACGGGAATTTGCCGAGCGGTATTTATTATTAGCAGACCAACAACCCACGGCTTATTTTTCGGCTAGTGAGGGACGCTATCGGGGACAAGTCGATCCCAGTCTTCTCAGTCCGATCGAGCGGAGTCAGTGGGATCAATTAACAGTCATGGCCCTAACCACTGCCTTGGATAATGTACCGACCTGCGCTGAATCTAACTCCCTGGCAGAAATTATTGTCCAGTTGGAAACCCAGGCCTGCCGTTATGTGACGGTTCTATCCCCTGCTGGAGCCGTAGCCGGAGTTATTGATCGGGGTGATATTTTCCAGGCCCTGGCTCAATCTCTAAACTGGGTTGTCATGGCTCCAGACTTGAAACAAATCAAGCAAAGTCACCAATATCCCCCCAGCCTGCAACTGCGTCAACTGGCGGAAACTGCCCTGCAAAACCAAGTACCGGCCGATCTAGACGCAAAAGACCCAGCCCCAATTCCAGAGCCACCTCTAACCAAAGTCTAG